A window of Sphingorhabdus lacus contains these coding sequences:
- a CDS encoding EAL domain-containing protein: MSFRSTLKNGLTKTGISARFARPLAVGISLLLAIILGLYSPEGPVEQLLHNARDSINSKPASGRVHIVEIDAKSLAALDKWPWSRGYHAQLVDELDKAGVAQIVFDVDFSSYSTRDGDQEFAAAIERADGKVVLPTFRQPQSTGEIHADLENLPIPILREKAFLGSVNVRPDADGQVNDYPFGTITDSIPRPSIGALLGDASGPVNKEFKIDQAIEISSIPRHSFVDVLEGRVDARELKGKKVVIGATAIEIGDRYATARFGVIPGVVVQAMAAETLIAGTDLPELGPWPMLALTLIAVLFAIHWTDRRNTTGVVPSLLIAITILVVPLIAERYSLAHLDVTPALLLLAGSMAAQYVIGITKQISLERRIDRATGLPNLAAWQERMDCKGNHNVIVAEIANFGEIVATLDRAESKKLVRAVADRLELSSGPGELHRIGRERFCWRTETMDSDAVETTIEASASLFNTAIPVSGRSVRATLCFGVATGDIRDAEGLANQATLAAKRASELGKRLVWHNDRLAQVTDQSLFILSEFEEALMTGQISVFYQPKYSLIDDFVNGAEALVRWEHPDKGMVSPSLFVPVLEHENLMEALTLFVLRQVVEDVERWNSVRNPMGCAVNISASLLANPAFAKRAVAIIRDSGIDPALLTIELTETAALSSQEMAASSLNQFKQLGAHLSIDDYGTGQSTLTYLKSFSADEIKIDQSFVKLIATDNANKIMVRSSIEMAHALGMKVVAEGVEDIAALNVLREFGCDTIQGWYVGKPVARDEFMQRWCLNLFDSSGGTSAPDWVGQARTG; the protein is encoded by the coding sequence ATGTCATTCCGGTCAACATTGAAAAATGGTCTGACCAAGACGGGCATTTCGGCGCGTTTCGCGCGCCCATTGGCCGTTGGCATTTCGCTTCTTCTCGCCATCATTCTCGGACTTTATAGCCCTGAAGGACCGGTCGAACAACTGCTGCATAATGCCCGGGATTCCATCAATTCAAAACCCGCCAGTGGCCGCGTTCATATTGTCGAAATTGATGCAAAATCGCTCGCCGCTTTGGACAAATGGCCTTGGTCGAGAGGTTATCATGCCCAGTTGGTCGACGAACTGGACAAGGCTGGTGTTGCCCAAATAGTCTTCGACGTCGATTTTTCCTCTTATTCGACCCGCGATGGGGACCAAGAATTCGCTGCGGCAATTGAACGAGCCGATGGTAAGGTTGTGCTTCCCACATTCCGCCAGCCGCAAAGCACCGGTGAAATTCATGCCGATCTGGAAAATCTGCCAATACCGATATTGCGGGAAAAGGCATTTCTGGGATCGGTTAATGTACGACCGGATGCCGATGGACAGGTGAACGACTATCCCTTCGGCACGATAACCGACTCTATACCTAGGCCGTCAATTGGCGCATTGCTGGGTGATGCCAGCGGACCGGTAAATAAAGAATTCAAGATTGACCAAGCCATCGAGATTTCGTCGATCCCCCGACACAGTTTTGTCGATGTGCTGGAAGGCCGTGTGGATGCGCGCGAATTGAAGGGAAAGAAAGTCGTCATCGGCGCTACTGCCATCGAGATTGGCGATCGATACGCGACCGCTCGCTTTGGTGTGATTCCCGGAGTCGTGGTTCAGGCCATGGCAGCTGAAACGCTGATAGCTGGCACGGACCTACCCGAACTTGGTCCATGGCCGATGCTTGCGTTGACGTTGATCGCGGTGCTGTTCGCTATCCATTGGACGGATCGGCGAAACACAACCGGCGTGGTGCCCTCTCTCCTTATAGCTATTACGATCTTGGTTGTTCCCTTAATCGCTGAACGATACTCACTCGCGCATTTGGATGTCACTCCGGCATTACTGTTGCTGGCGGGTTCCATGGCCGCCCAATATGTGATCGGCATAACAAAACAAATTTCCTTAGAGCGTCGCATCGACAGGGCGACGGGCCTGCCCAATCTGGCGGCATGGCAAGAGCGTATGGATTGCAAAGGCAACCACAATGTGATCGTCGCTGAGATCGCCAATTTCGGAGAGATAGTCGCCACCCTTGATCGTGCGGAATCGAAAAAATTGGTGCGCGCTGTGGCCGACCGTTTAGAGTTATCCAGCGGTCCTGGTGAACTCCACCGAATAGGACGAGAGCGCTTTTGCTGGCGGACCGAAACCATGGACAGCGATGCAGTTGAGACAACGATCGAAGCAAGCGCGTCGTTGTTCAACACGGCAATACCGGTAAGCGGACGCTCCGTTCGTGCGACCTTGTGCTTCGGCGTTGCAACAGGCGATATAAGGGATGCAGAAGGATTGGCCAACCAGGCCACCTTAGCCGCAAAGCGTGCAAGCGAGCTTGGCAAGCGCTTGGTTTGGCATAATGACCGTCTGGCACAGGTCACTGACCAGTCACTCTTCATCCTGTCTGAATTTGAAGAGGCGCTGATGACTGGACAGATATCTGTTTTCTATCAGCCTAAATATAGCCTGATTGATGATTTTGTTAACGGGGCTGAGGCACTCGTGCGGTGGGAACATCCCGACAAAGGTATGGTAAGTCCCTCGCTCTTCGTCCCAGTCCTTGAGCATGAAAATCTGATGGAGGCGCTGACACTTTTCGTGTTGCGGCAGGTAGTCGAAGATGTCGAACGCTGGAATTCCGTGAGAAATCCGATGGGCTGTGCCGTCAACATATCCGCATCCCTTCTGGCCAATCCCGCATTTGCTAAGCGAGCTGTGGCAATCATACGCGACAGCGGTATAGACCCGGCGTTGCTCACCATCGAGCTCACTGAAACAGCCGCACTGTCTTCGCAAGAAATGGCCGCATCCAGCCTGAACCAATTCAAGCAATTAGGCGCTCATTTATCGATAGACGATTATGGGACAGGCCAGTCGACTTTGACCTATCTAAAAAGCTTCTCGGCTGACGAGATCAAGATAGATCAGAGTTTTGTCAAATTGATCGCTACCGACAACGCCAATAAGATCATGGTCCGGTCGTCGATCGAAATGGCCCATGCTTTGGGAATGAAAGTCGTCGCCGAAGGCGTCGAAGACATAGCTGCGCTCAATGTGCTGCGGGAATTTGGCTGCGACACAATTCAGGGTTGGTATGTCGGCAAACCGGTCGCGCGCGATGAATTCATGCAGCGCTGGTGCCTAAACCTGTTCGATTCAAGCGGCGGTACTTCCGCTCCGGATTGGGTCGGACAAGCACGGACGGGCTGA
- a CDS encoding META domain-containing protein, protein MIEGVWPQPHMKGARASMLCLYNRKTKQFEVQELATPPKPAPALKDVWWQAEDIGGKGIIDRSDITLMIGSDGKIGGKSGCNGYSASYQITDDKLKITSPLIGTRMACAPALMNQEQNFQKLIETAVSFTISPEGALILQSADGATIKFVRK, encoded by the coding sequence GTGATCGAAGGTGTCTGGCCCCAACCGCATATGAAGGGCGCACGGGCCAGCATGTTATGCCTATACAATCGCAAAACAAAACAGTTTGAGGTCCAAGAGCTGGCGACCCCGCCAAAACCCGCACCTGCTTTGAAAGATGTGTGGTGGCAAGCCGAGGATATTGGCGGAAAAGGCATTATTGATCGGAGCGATATAACTCTGATGATCGGAAGCGATGGTAAAATTGGCGGCAAATCGGGCTGCAATGGATATTCAGCCAGCTATCAGATCACCGACGATAAACTGAAAATAACATCCCCGCTGATCGGGACCCGTATGGCATGCGCACCCGCGCTCATGAACCAGGAACAGAATTTTCAAAAACTGATTGAAACAGCGGTTTCTTTTACCATTTCGCCGGAAGGAGCCCTGATCCTGCAATCTGCGGACGGAGCAACAATCAAATTTGTGCGAAAATAG
- a CDS encoding TetR/AcrR family transcriptional regulator, whose protein sequence is MGKKSAAEAEKTRKLIVATARELFAELGFAGATTSRIAKSAGLTEGAFFHHFKDKKALFAEVVKNLQREFAHAVVVRGQKGNDPLERFIIGSRASIELSQSPEYLRLVLIEAPTILGGENWREIDAVTSLSVIEPALVAITGRDNIAPAVLRPMALLVLGLLNETAFALARRDDQITIDDVVDILELSINDWLHRLDKPKAASRKISATSVAANGKIKSLKAGITS, encoded by the coding sequence ATGGGGAAAAAGAGCGCCGCTGAAGCCGAAAAAACACGCAAGCTTATTGTTGCGACGGCACGTGAATTGTTCGCAGAACTTGGTTTTGCGGGAGCAACGACGAGTCGCATTGCCAAATCGGCTGGATTGACCGAAGGTGCATTCTTTCATCACTTCAAAGATAAAAAGGCCTTGTTCGCGGAGGTCGTCAAAAATCTGCAGCGCGAATTTGCGCATGCGGTGGTCGTGCGTGGGCAAAAAGGAAACGATCCCCTTGAACGATTTATTATCGGTTCGAGGGCTTCGATCGAACTCTCCCAAAGCCCCGAATATTTGAGGCTGGTGCTGATCGAAGCGCCTACTATTTTGGGTGGCGAAAACTGGCGTGAGATTGACGCGGTGACCTCTTTGTCCGTCATTGAACCCGCGTTGGTCGCGATTACTGGACGTGACAACATCGCCCCTGCTGTGCTGCGTCCGATGGCGCTTCTCGTTTTGGGACTGCTCAATGAAACAGCGTTTGCACTGGCGCGCCGTGACGACCAGATCACCATAGATGATGTTGTCGATATTCTGGAATTGTCAATTAACGACTGGCTGCACAGACTCGACAAGCCAAAAGCGGCAAGCCGGAAAATTTCAGCGACGTCGGTGGCAGCCAACGGTAAAATCAAGTCTCTAAAGGCTGGTATAACTTCTTAA
- a CDS encoding TetR/AcrR family transcriptional regulator — MKRSAADAAVTRGDIIRAARTLFSERGFAQSTTNEIARGAGVTEGAFFHHFKGKQDLFAEVVRQLQKEFDKAVFEAAAKAPSGIQRFLTGARASLQLSQKPEYLRIVLIDAPGILGHMQWKEIDTSIALEAIEPALRLLVGNKSVPKSRLRATALTMLGLLNESCFALARKDPCVAEDDVIDAVEAILKQWIATNQGAKA; from the coding sequence ATGAAGCGGAGCGCCGCGGATGCAGCCGTTACTCGGGGGGACATAATCAGAGCAGCTCGGACGCTGTTTTCTGAAAGAGGCTTTGCGCAATCAACAACCAACGAAATAGCGCGCGGTGCGGGTGTGACCGAGGGGGCATTTTTTCATCATTTTAAAGGGAAGCAGGATCTTTTTGCCGAAGTCGTTCGGCAGTTACAGAAAGAATTCGACAAGGCCGTGTTTGAAGCGGCTGCAAAAGCACCGTCAGGGATCCAGCGGTTTCTGACAGGCGCCCGAGCATCGCTTCAACTGTCGCAAAAGCCCGAATATTTGCGAATCGTGTTGATCGATGCGCCTGGCATTCTAGGGCACATGCAGTGGAAAGAAATAGATACGAGCATCGCATTGGAGGCGATAGAGCCCGCTTTGCGTCTTTTGGTCGGAAACAAATCCGTGCCAAAATCGCGCTTACGGGCAACCGCGCTCACTATGCTTGGACTGTTGAACGAGTCGTGCTTCGCCTTGGCGCGCAAAGATCCGTGCGTCGCCGAGGACGATGTTATCGACGCTGTGGAGGCGATATTGAAACAATGGATCGCAACCAACCAAGGAGCAAAAGCCTGA
- a CDS encoding GMC family oxidoreductase, whose protein sequence is MINDYIIVGAGTAGCMLADRLSANGKNRVLLVEAGGKPRNPFIHIPAGFAKLFKSSSDWNYDSTPQCGTSQRTVYIPRGKMLGGSANMNALIHQWGHPADFEEWVNSGATGWGWDSVSPILRKLETELEHDVNPNAHSAASDFVDAARAVIGNSGSTYNGGDYEGAWIAQCNIRKGKRHSIFHSHLKPALKRQNLVTLTHMAVETLIIEQGKAVGVIMNGAQGRISALARAGVILAAGAIETPALLLRSGIGDGETLQKLGIEVECVSPHVGQHLQDHPMAVTVFATNHADTYKTAESPKNLFKYIFTKTGPLASNAAEAIAFARSSPTLNAPDIELIFAPFEWREQALQPPAIHGFSIGAGLIAPASRGSVSLVTRHVQVQPKIDLGLFTDREGHDRKTMLAAVLLARKVAAQSPLNAHIEGELSPGERANDYDALFTEICRNVQTIYHPAGTCRIGDATQGVISSKLKVHGCDKLWIADASVMPRLVRGHPNAAVAMIAARAAEFISDEAR, encoded by the coding sequence GTGATCAACGATTACATCATTGTCGGTGCCGGGACGGCAGGCTGTATGCTTGCCGATCGGCTGTCCGCCAATGGCAAGAACCGCGTATTGCTCGTCGAAGCTGGTGGCAAACCCCGGAACCCGTTCATCCACATTCCGGCAGGCTTCGCCAAGCTATTCAAAAGCAGCAGCGACTGGAATTATGACAGCACGCCGCAATGCGGCACGTCCCAACGTACGGTTTACATTCCGCGCGGAAAAATGCTGGGCGGCAGCGCCAACATGAATGCGCTAATTCACCAGTGGGGCCATCCCGCCGACTTTGAAGAATGGGTGAATTCGGGTGCAACAGGCTGGGGCTGGGACAGTGTATCGCCAATTCTCCGGAAGCTGGAAACTGAACTGGAGCATGACGTAAATCCCAACGCTCATTCGGCCGCTTCCGACTTTGTCGATGCCGCCCGAGCGGTGATCGGAAATTCCGGGTCTACGTACAATGGCGGGGACTATGAAGGCGCCTGGATTGCGCAATGCAATATTCGGAAAGGCAAGCGGCACAGCATTTTTCACAGCCATTTGAAACCGGCATTAAAGCGCCAGAATCTGGTGACATTGACACACATGGCGGTCGAAACCCTGATCATTGAGCAGGGCAAGGCAGTTGGCGTCATAATGAACGGAGCTCAAGGCCGGATTTCGGCGCTTGCCCGCGCAGGTGTGATACTCGCAGCAGGAGCGATCGAGACCCCCGCTTTACTTCTGAGGTCGGGCATCGGCGATGGGGAGACGCTTCAAAAATTGGGCATTGAAGTGGAGTGCGTATCACCGCATGTCGGTCAGCATTTGCAGGACCATCCCATGGCGGTCACGGTATTTGCAACAAACCATGCTGATACCTACAAAACAGCAGAGTCTCCAAAAAACCTGTTTAAATATATCTTTACAAAAACCGGTCCCCTCGCATCAAACGCTGCCGAAGCAATCGCCTTTGCCCGATCATCGCCAACGCTGAATGCGCCTGATATTGAACTGATTTTTGCACCCTTTGAATGGCGCGAACAGGCATTGCAACCACCCGCCATACATGGTTTTTCGATTGGAGCAGGATTGATTGCTCCCGCATCGAGGGGTTCAGTTTCACTTGTCACACGGCATGTACAAGTGCAGCCGAAAATTGACCTCGGACTCTTTACGGACAGAGAAGGTCATGACCGTAAAACGATGCTCGCGGCTGTGTTGCTTGCGCGCAAAGTCGCGGCGCAATCACCATTGAATGCCCATATCGAAGGTGAACTTTCTCCGGGCGAACGGGCGAACGACTATGACGCGTTATTCACCGAAATTTGCCGCAATGTGCAGACCATCTACCACCCCGCAGGAACATGCCGGATCGGAGACGCCACGCAGGGTGTCATTTCATCCAAATTGAAAGTTCACGGTTGTGACAAGCTATGGATTGCAGATGCCTCCGTTATGCCAAGGCTCGTCCGTGGTCACCCTAATGCCGCGGTCGCGATGATCGCGGCCCGAGCGGCGGAATTTATCTCAGACGAGGCACGCTGA
- the bchI gene encoding magnesium chelatase ATPase subunit I: MGNFPFSAIVGQDEMKRALLIAAVDARIGGVMIFGDRGTGKSTAARALAATLPPISVVEGCRFNCAPDARDDCPDPCTSKKAHKMSVPFVDLPLGSTEDRVLGTLDLERALAHGEKQFEPGLLAKAHRGFLYIDEINLLEDHVVDLLLDVAASGQNLVERDGLSIRHPARFVLVGSGNPEEGELRPQLLDRFGLSVEVKTPETVEDRVEIMKRCDAHEQNPSVFAEIWKEEDAKVLRRIAKAKAGITKVHTPDSILTDTATLCKAVGADGLRGELTVMRGARALAALEGKKTVTRAHLKSIAPLALRHRLRRNVLDETGSTVRIERALEECFG, from the coding sequence ATGGGTAATTTTCCGTTCAGCGCAATTGTCGGCCAAGATGAGATGAAGCGTGCGTTGCTGATTGCTGCGGTTGATGCGCGCATCGGCGGCGTGATGATCTTTGGCGACCGTGGCACCGGGAAATCCACAGCAGCTCGTGCTCTGGCAGCAACATTACCTCCTATTTCTGTCGTGGAAGGCTGTCGGTTTAACTGCGCGCCCGACGCCCGCGACGATTGCCCCGATCCATGCACATCGAAAAAAGCACACAAGATGTCGGTACCCTTCGTCGACCTCCCATTAGGTTCGACAGAAGACCGAGTGCTTGGCACACTCGATCTCGAGCGTGCGCTTGCCCATGGCGAGAAGCAGTTTGAACCCGGTTTGCTGGCTAAGGCGCATCGTGGCTTTCTCTACATTGATGAAATCAACCTGCTCGAAGATCATGTCGTCGATTTGTTGCTGGACGTCGCGGCATCAGGACAGAATTTGGTCGAGCGCGACGGGTTGTCCATTCGGCACCCGGCCCGTTTCGTTCTGGTCGGCAGCGGCAATCCTGAAGAAGGGGAGTTGCGACCGCAATTGCTCGATCGCTTCGGCCTATCTGTCGAAGTTAAAACGCCCGAGACGGTAGAAGACCGCGTCGAAATCATGAAGCGCTGCGACGCGCATGAACAGAATCCATCTGTTTTTGCCGAGATTTGGAAGGAAGAGGACGCAAAAGTCCTACGCCGAATTGCCAAAGCGAAGGCGGGGATCACCAAAGTCCACACACCAGACTCAATCCTTACGGACACAGCTACCTTGTGCAAGGCAGTCGGCGCGGACGGTTTGCGTGGCGAGCTGACCGTGATGCGCGGTGCACGCGCACTTGCGGCCCTTGAAGGGAAAAAGACGGTCACCCGTGCGCACCTGAAATCCATCGCACCGCTGGCTTTGAGGCACCGTCTGCGGCGCAATGTGCTCGATGAAACAGGATCGACTGTACGCATCGAACGCGCATTGGAGGAATGCTTCGGGTGA
- a CDS encoding magnesium chelatase subunit D produces MLRVSPTTVLGDRVSDTELALHLFVRNPHQFGGIILKGPGPVRDAMVAFAQEALAKRGPVARIPVNIDSERLLGGLDLSATLAAGRGVMRSGLLNDCSGGVVILPMAERIPRDIAAHIAQAMDGRKLAAILLDDSVDGDEAPPPVLTERIAFHCDMSELRQFDGAASPTALHSAALTDMQLVGLVNTASALGIGSARASIFAHKAAHAHAEFHGRAAANDDDLTAAVRLVLAPRATQFPPDAPPEPESDPPPDQPDSDPGDDEERQVEDMDLEDILLEAAAAAIPKNILDQINGTAKGKGKGQAGRSGQKQKSAQRGRPLGARPGVPGHGRKLALIDSLRAAAPWQSMRRAAAAANDLRKIHIRKSDLRVRHYEQRRESLTIFAVDASGSSALSRLAEAKGAVEMMLAQAYVKRSQVALIAFRQNGAEILLPPTRSLTRARRALAALPGGGGTPLAAGLQAAQHMAETAMRGGQTPTIAILTDGKANVRTDGTANRELAMAEAQQAAKSLAQSGVQCIVIDISPRPRVEAAELAEALNGRYLPLPQAQSTAMVAAIESIGG; encoded by the coding sequence ATGCTTCGGGTGAGCCCCACGACCGTCCTTGGTGACCGCGTCAGTGACACCGAACTCGCCCTTCACCTGTTTGTCCGCAACCCGCATCAGTTTGGAGGTATCATCCTTAAGGGACCGGGTCCCGTGCGCGACGCGATGGTGGCTTTTGCGCAAGAAGCTCTGGCCAAAAGAGGGCCGGTCGCGCGTATACCTGTCAATATCGATAGCGAACGGCTTTTGGGTGGCCTTGATCTGTCTGCGACCTTGGCCGCTGGTCGTGGTGTGATGCGTTCCGGTCTGCTCAACGACTGCAGCGGTGGCGTCGTCATTCTGCCCATGGCCGAGCGCATTCCACGCGACATCGCAGCCCACATTGCACAGGCCATGGATGGGAGAAAGCTGGCGGCAATTCTGCTCGACGATTCCGTAGACGGTGATGAAGCCCCTCCCCCGGTTTTGACCGAACGCATCGCCTTTCATTGCGATATGTCCGAGTTACGGCAATTTGACGGTGCTGCGTCACCCACTGCCCTGCACTCAGCCGCCCTGACCGACATGCAACTGGTCGGGTTGGTCAATACTGCTTCGGCATTGGGAATTGGATCAGCTCGTGCTTCTATTTTTGCCCATAAAGCCGCGCATGCGCATGCCGAGTTTCATGGACGCGCTGCGGCAAATGATGACGACTTGACCGCCGCAGTCCGGTTGGTGCTGGCGCCACGTGCGACGCAATTTCCACCCGATGCTCCTCCTGAACCGGAATCTGACCCGCCGCCTGATCAGCCTGATTCCGATCCGGGTGACGACGAAGAACGTCAGGTCGAAGATATGGATTTAGAGGATATCCTGCTCGAGGCGGCCGCAGCGGCTATTCCTAAAAATATTCTCGATCAAATCAACGGGACGGCGAAGGGAAAGGGTAAAGGCCAAGCTGGCCGGTCGGGGCAAAAGCAGAAATCGGCTCAACGTGGCCGCCCCTTGGGCGCCCGACCGGGGGTACCCGGACATGGGCGCAAGCTCGCCTTGATTGACAGCTTGCGTGCTGCCGCGCCTTGGCAGTCCATGCGTCGTGCCGCCGCAGCTGCAAACGACCTGCGCAAAATCCATATCCGTAAATCGGACCTGCGCGTACGTCATTACGAACAGCGCCGTGAAAGCCTGACCATATTCGCCGTGGATGCATCGGGGTCGTCCGCCTTGTCCCGTTTGGCAGAGGCAAAAGGTGCGGTCGAAATGATGTTGGCGCAAGCCTATGTGAAACGCAGCCAAGTTGCCCTGATTGCCTTTCGTCAAAATGGTGCGGAAATATTGTTGCCTCCAACGCGATCGCTCACCCGGGCTAGGCGCGCTTTAGCGGCGCTTCCCGGGGGTGGCGGTACACCCCTGGCGGCAGGTTTGCAGGCGGCGCAGCACATGGCCGAGACTGCTATGCGCGGTGGGCAAACACCCACGATCGCAATTTTAACTGATGGCAAAGCCAATGTACGAACGGACGGGACCGCCAACCGCGAGCTGGCGATGGCCGAAGCACAACAGGCGGCGAAATCGCTCGCCCAAAGCGGGGTCCAGTGCATCGTAATTGATATTTCACCCCGCCCTCGCGTAGAAGCGGCGGAATTGGCAGAAGCATTGAACGGTCGTTACCTTCCCTTACCGCAAGCTCAAAGCACAGCCATGGTCGCCGCCATTGAGAGCATTGGTGGCTAA
- the bchO gene encoding alpha/beta fold hydrolase BchO — protein MSRYPDWNSDGADWPNRETSRFVRAGGYDWHVQQAGTGPVCLMLHGTGAATHSWRDLMPLLAKHYTVVALDLPGHGFTKSVAGGRVSLEGMAASIAVLIEQIGLTPNLIVGHSAGVAIGARVLIDQAWTIPLIGFTPALMPFPGLAARLFPQLAKMLFTNPFVAIIFSRMAQSPGQTAKFLERATGSKIDSAGDRYYTRLFSKSGHCDGAIRMMANWRLEKLRDQLPKLTSPTLLIRASQDLAIPKAAVEDAAALIPDCTIDVMEKFGHLAHEEDPKQAAESIVRFAKRQGIA, from the coding sequence ATGAGCCGTTATCCCGATTGGAATTCGGACGGTGCAGACTGGCCCAATCGGGAAACAAGCCGCTTTGTCCGTGCAGGTGGCTATGACTGGCATGTCCAGCAGGCCGGGACCGGACCTGTGTGCCTGATGCTTCATGGCACCGGAGCAGCCACACATAGCTGGCGCGACCTTATGCCATTGTTGGCGAAACACTATACAGTCGTTGCGTTGGACTTGCCGGGGCATGGATTCACGAAAAGCGTCGCGGGTGGCCGAGTATCGTTGGAAGGTATGGCCGCGTCTATTGCGGTATTGATTGAACAAATTGGCCTGACTCCCAACCTGATCGTTGGACACAGCGCCGGCGTTGCGATCGGCGCTCGGGTTCTGATTGACCAGGCTTGGACGATCCCCTTGATCGGATTTACTCCCGCGTTGATGCCTTTTCCGGGCCTAGCTGCGCGTCTCTTCCCGCAACTCGCCAAGATGCTTTTCACCAACCCGTTTGTCGCAATCATCTTTTCACGGATGGCGCAATCACCGGGTCAGACCGCAAAATTCCTTGAACGAGCCACCGGTTCCAAAATCGATTCGGCGGGAGATCGCTATTATACGCGGCTGTTCAGCAAATCGGGCCATTGCGACGGCGCCATCCGCATGATGGCCAACTGGCGTTTGGAAAAATTGCGGGACCAATTGCCAAAACTGACATCGCCGACGCTGCTGATACGGGCAAGTCAGGATTTGGCTATTCCAAAAGCTGCGGTCGAAGATGCCGCAGCGCTCATTCCCGACTGCACAATCGATGTTATGGAGAAGTTCGGCCACTTGGCACATGAGGAAGATCCAAAGCAGGCCGCGGAGAGCATAGTGCGGTTTGCGAAAAGGCAGGGCATCGCCTAA
- a CDS encoding hydroxyneurosporene dehydrogenase has product MTERGIADTTQQRDTLSIGPSAMRWDKDRLIIDIEERDIRLGIPWRRRVKGQIILHPEMLNHRAFTLDPKGRHHWQAIAPRARIEVKMDAPQIAWKGSGYLDSNHGSEPIENGFKSWHWSRAHVAKQVAVIYEGTRRDGSEFASALRFDASGTPQEDELPLVAPLPLTWWGMSRQTRADRGHASVIKTWEDSPFYARTAVAARMYGEPVIAIQESISLNRLVNPVIQFMLPYKMPRET; this is encoded by the coding sequence ATGACCGAACGTGGCATTGCCGATACTACCCAACAGCGCGACACATTGAGCATCGGACCCAGCGCAATGCGTTGGGACAAGGATCGTTTGATCATCGACATCGAAGAACGGGATATCCGGCTCGGCATCCCGTGGCGGCGTCGAGTAAAGGGACAGATCATCCTGCATCCTGAAATGCTGAACCATCGGGCTTTCACGCTCGACCCAAAGGGACGGCATCATTGGCAGGCTATTGCCCCGCGCGCTAGAATAGAAGTCAAGATGGACGCGCCCCAGATAGCTTGGAAAGGGAGCGGATATCTCGACAGCAACCATGGCAGCGAGCCCATCGAAAACGGTTTCAAGAGCTGGCACTGGTCACGCGCGCATGTGGCAAAACAAGTCGCGGTCATTTATGAAGGCACGCGCCGCGATGGCAGCGAATTTGCAAGTGCGCTCCGTTTTGATGCAAGCGGAACGCCGCAAGAGGACGAGCTTCCGTTGGTCGCGCCCTTGCCGCTGACCTGGTGGGGCATGTCGAGGCAGACGCGCGCTGACAGGGGCCATGCATCGGTCATCAAGACATGGGAGGATTCTCCATTCTACGCCCGCACGGCCGTCGCCGCGCGCATGTACGGAGAACCGGTCATAGCGATACAGGAGAGTATCTCACTCAACCGTTTGGTAAATCCGGTCATCCAGTTCATGCTGCCCTATAAAATGCCGCGAGAGACCTAG